A genomic segment from Nocardiopsis sp. Huas11 encodes:
- a CDS encoding nitrate reductase subunit alpha: MAARGQAGGAGDALLRAGSYLTRSEPLDGTRAQVRQGGREGDVFYRDRWSHDKVVRSTHGVNCTGSCSWNVYVKDGIITWETQATDYPSVGPDRPEYEPRGCPRGAAFSWYTYSPTRVRYPYARGVLLEMYREARERLGDPVAAWAEITADPDQRRRYQRARGKGGLVRVTWEEALEIAAAAHVHTIAAYGPDRIAGFSPIPAMSMVSHGVGARFVNLLGGSMLSFYDWYADLPVASPQVFGDQTDVPESGDWWDAAYLMLWGANVPVTRTPDAHWMAEARYRGQKVVVVAPDYNDAAKFADEWLAPHPGTDGALAMAMGHVVLREYFVDRRTPRFDAYARKFTDLPFLVDLEERDGRRVPGKFLTAADLPRNEETANPAFKPLFWPEGESWPVAPQGTLGHRWGEDGVGKWNLDLQGRTPALTFHEEGAEAVEVALPRFDEPSGRGGVLTRGVPVRRIGDRLVTTVFDLLLAQYGVAREGLPGVWPTGYDDPSQPCTPAWQEEITSVPADRAARIAREFADTAEASGGRAMIVLGAGTNQWFHGENAYRAFLSLLLLTGCQGVNGGGWAHYVGQEKCRTSSGWAAYASAMDWSRPPRFMAGTAYWYLHTDQWRYDTYRADALTSPLGPGRLRGRHTADLVAASARMGWMPSYPTFDRNPIQLGREAEERGEDPGEYVADRLADGTLRFAAEDPDDPRNWPRTLTVWRSNLFGSSAKGNEYFLKHLLGTHSNLQSTPAGPDDRPEDVAWRDGAPEGKLDLLLSLDFRMTSTTLLSDIVLPAATWYEKHDLSTTDMHPYVHAFNPAIDPPWEARTDFEAFHGLARAFSTLAAEHLGEVTDLVAVPHQHDTPGELAQPHGVPTDWKAEGVRPEPGRTMPAIVPVRRTYSAVAQKLAALGPLVETLGIPVKGITFTPDEEVRWLRTAGGEVRGGVGEGRPSLDTDAKACEAILALSGTSNGRLAAQGFERLAERTGTDMAELVAHAAERRVVFADARSGPTPVGSSPEWSGKEAADRRYSPFTINVEHDKPWHTLTGRQHFYVDHDWMHEFGEALPVYRPPLDMHRLFREGEIGPHGERQVVVRYLTPHSKWSIHSEYQDNLLMQALSRGGPTIWMSTADAEAIGAVDNDWVEAVNRNGVVAARLVVSHRMPTGTVYMHHAQERVVDVPRTETTGRRGGIHNSLTRLLVKPTHLIGGYAQFTYAFNYLGPTGNQRDEVTVVRKRTTEVRF, from the coding sequence ATGGCGGCACGAGGTCAAGCCGGTGGGGCGGGTGACGCGCTGTTGCGCGCCGGGTCCTACCTCACCCGGTCGGAGCCCCTTGACGGGACGAGAGCCCAGGTCAGGCAGGGTGGCCGAGAGGGCGACGTGTTCTACCGGGACCGCTGGAGCCACGACAAGGTGGTCCGTTCCACCCATGGGGTGAACTGCACCGGATCCTGTTCCTGGAATGTCTATGTCAAGGACGGGATCATCACCTGGGAAACTCAGGCGACCGATTATCCGTCGGTGGGGCCGGACCGTCCCGAATACGAACCGCGCGGTTGTCCGCGCGGCGCCGCGTTCTCCTGGTACACGTATTCGCCGACCCGTGTGCGCTATCCCTACGCCCGGGGCGTGCTCCTGGAGATGTACCGGGAGGCACGGGAGCGGCTGGGCGATCCCGTGGCGGCGTGGGCGGAGATCACCGCCGACCCCGACCAGCGGCGCCGCTACCAGCGGGCGCGGGGCAAGGGCGGGCTGGTGCGCGTCACGTGGGAGGAGGCGCTGGAGATCGCCGCCGCCGCGCACGTGCACACCATCGCCGCCTACGGTCCGGACCGCATCGCGGGCTTCTCCCCGATCCCGGCGATGTCGATGGTCTCCCACGGCGTCGGCGCGCGGTTCGTGAACCTGCTGGGCGGTTCGATGCTGTCGTTCTACGACTGGTACGCCGACCTGCCGGTGGCCTCACCGCAGGTCTTCGGGGACCAGACCGACGTGCCGGAGTCGGGGGACTGGTGGGACGCCGCCTACCTGATGCTGTGGGGCGCCAACGTGCCGGTCACCCGGACCCCGGACGCGCACTGGATGGCGGAGGCGCGCTACCGCGGCCAGAAGGTCGTCGTGGTGGCGCCGGACTACAACGACGCCGCGAAGTTCGCCGACGAGTGGCTGGCTCCGCATCCGGGGACCGACGGCGCGCTGGCGATGGCCATGGGACACGTGGTGCTGCGCGAGTACTTCGTGGACCGCCGCACGCCCCGTTTCGACGCCTACGCGCGCAAGTTCACCGACCTGCCCTTCCTCGTGGACCTGGAGGAGCGCGACGGCCGCCGCGTTCCCGGCAAGTTCCTCACCGCCGCCGACCTGCCCCGGAACGAGGAGACCGCGAACCCCGCCTTCAAGCCGCTCTTCTGGCCCGAGGGCGAGTCGTGGCCCGTCGCCCCCCAGGGGACCCTCGGGCACCGCTGGGGCGAGGACGGGGTCGGCAAGTGGAACCTCGACCTCCAGGGGCGCACCCCCGCGCTCACCTTCCACGAGGAGGGCGCCGAAGCGGTCGAGGTGGCCCTGCCCCGCTTCGACGAGCCCTCCGGCCGCGGCGGCGTGCTCACCCGCGGCGTCCCGGTCCGGCGGATCGGCGACCGCCTGGTCACCACCGTGTTCGACCTCCTGCTCGCACAGTACGGGGTCGCCCGCGAGGGCCTGCCGGGCGTGTGGCCCACCGGCTACGACGACCCCTCCCAGCCCTGCACGCCGGCCTGGCAGGAGGAGATCACCTCCGTGCCCGCCGACCGCGCCGCGCGCATCGCCCGCGAGTTCGCCGACACCGCCGAGGCCAGCGGCGGGCGCGCCATGATCGTGCTGGGCGCGGGCACCAACCAGTGGTTCCACGGCGAGAACGCCTACCGGGCCTTCCTGTCGCTGCTGCTGCTCACCGGCTGCCAGGGCGTCAACGGCGGCGGGTGGGCGCACTACGTCGGCCAGGAGAAGTGCCGCACCTCGTCCGGCTGGGCGGCCTACGCCTCGGCCATGGACTGGTCGCGTCCGCCGCGCTTCATGGCGGGGACCGCGTACTGGTACCTGCACACCGACCAGTGGCGCTACGACACCTACCGCGCCGACGCCCTGACCTCCCCGCTCGGACCGGGCCGGCTCCGCGGCCGCCACACCGCCGACCTCGTCGCGGCCTCGGCCCGGATGGGCTGGATGCCGTCCTACCCGACCTTCGACCGCAACCCGATCCAGCTGGGCCGCGAGGCCGAGGAGCGCGGCGAGGACCCCGGGGAGTACGTGGCCGACCGGCTCGCCGACGGCACGCTCCGGTTCGCCGCCGAGGACCCCGACGATCCGCGGAACTGGCCCCGGACGCTCACGGTCTGGCGGTCCAACCTCTTCGGCTCCTCCGCCAAGGGCAACGAGTACTTCCTCAAGCACCTGTTGGGCACGCACTCCAACCTCCAGTCGACGCCGGCCGGGCCCGACGACCGGCCCGAGGACGTCGCCTGGCGGGACGGGGCACCCGAGGGCAAGCTCGACCTGCTGCTGTCCCTGGACTTTCGGATGACCAGCACTACCCTGCTCTCCGACATCGTGCTCCCGGCCGCGACCTGGTACGAGAAGCACGACCTGTCCACCACGGACATGCACCCCTACGTGCACGCGTTCAACCCGGCCATCGACCCGCCGTGGGAGGCGCGGACCGACTTCGAGGCCTTCCACGGGCTGGCCCGCGCCTTCAGCACCCTGGCCGCGGAGCACCTGGGCGAGGTCACCGACCTCGTGGCCGTCCCGCACCAGCACGACACCCCGGGCGAGCTCGCGCAGCCGCACGGCGTGCCCACCGACTGGAAGGCCGAGGGCGTGCGCCCCGAGCCGGGCCGCACGATGCCCGCCATCGTCCCGGTGCGCCGCACCTACTCGGCCGTCGCGCAGAAGCTGGCCGCGCTCGGCCCGCTGGTGGAGACCCTGGGGATCCCGGTCAAGGGCATCACCTTCACCCCCGACGAGGAGGTGCGGTGGCTGCGGACCGCAGGCGGCGAGGTGCGCGGTGGCGTGGGGGAGGGGCGGCCGTCACTGGACACCGACGCCAAGGCCTGTGAGGCGATCCTGGCGCTGTCGGGGACCAGCAACGGGCGGTTGGCGGCACAGGGGTTCGAGCGCCTGGCCGAGCGCACCGGCACCGACATGGCCGAGCTCGTCGCGCACGCGGCGGAGCGGCGGGTGGTCTTCGCCGACGCCCGGTCCGGTCCCACGCCGGTGGGCAGCAGCCCGGAGTGGTCCGGCAAGGAGGCGGCGGATCGTCGGTACTCGCCGTTCACGATCAACGTGGAGCACGACAAGCCCTGGCACACGCTCACCGGCCGCCAGCACTTCTACGTCGACCACGACTGGATGCACGAGTTCGGCGAGGCGCTGCCGGTGTACCGGCCGCCCCTGGACATGCACCGGCTGTTTCGCGAAGGGGAGATCGGCCCGCACGGGGAACGGCAGGTGGTGGTGCGCTACCTGACGCCGCACTCCAAGTGGTCGATCCACTCGGAGTACCAGGACAACCTGCTCATGCAGGCGCTCTCGCGGGGCGGGCCCACGATCTGGATGAGCACGGCCGACGCCGAGGCGATCGGGGCCGTGGACAACGACTGGGTGGAGGCGGTCAACCGCAACGGCGTGGTCGCGGCGCGCCTGGTGGTCTCCCACCGGATGCCGACCGGCACCGTGTACATGCACCACGCCCAGGAGCGGGTGGTGGACGTGCCCAGGACCGAGACGACGGGGCGGCGGGGCGGGATCCACAACTCGCTGACCCGCCTGCTGGTCAAGCCGACCCACCTCATCGGCGGGTACGCGCAGTTCACCTACGCCTTCAACTACCTGGGGCCGACCGGCAACCAGCGCGACGAGGTCACGGTCGTGCGCAAGCGGACCACGGAGGTGCGGTTCTGA